In Treponema vincentii, a single window of DNA contains:
- a CDS encoding CheR family methyltransferase, which translates to MAEFLSDRNFELFKDLIYNESGITFSVTNRSILESRLKDRLRENKMDDIDAYYKILTSNKEELKIMLDSVTTNLTRFFRNQPHFDALIHYVIPEIIKIKQAAGQKQIHIWSAGCSTGEEPYTIAMVMKRHLPPGFTADIIASDLSFKSLVVGKQGFYPENRVVGIPDDYLAQYLTKQGNGYQMNPEIMQMVKFDYHNLKHDANRNNIDILFCRNVIIYFDEPAQQAVINRFWDAMAPHSFLFIGHSESLFGMDTKFEFLKTQWACLYQKNVK; encoded by the coding sequence ATGGCAGAATTTCTAAGTGACCGTAACTTTGAACTCTTTAAAGACTTAATATACAATGAAAGCGGTATCACTTTTTCTGTAACAAACCGATCTATTTTGGAAAGTCGTTTGAAAGATCGTTTACGCGAAAATAAAATGGATGATATTGATGCGTATTATAAAATTCTGACTTCCAATAAAGAAGAACTGAAAATTATGTTGGATTCGGTTACTACTAATCTGACTCGTTTCTTCAGAAATCAACCTCATTTCGATGCTTTAATTCATTATGTTATTCCTGAGATTATCAAGATAAAACAAGCCGCAGGGCAAAAGCAAATTCATATTTGGAGTGCTGGGTGTTCCACGGGCGAAGAACCGTATACAATCGCTATGGTTATGAAGCGGCATTTGCCACCGGGGTTCACAGCTGATATTATCGCTTCCGATTTATCTTTTAAGTCGCTGGTTGTCGGAAAGCAAGGCTTTTATCCGGAGAATCGTGTCGTTGGAATTCCTGATGATTATTTGGCTCAGTATTTAACTAAACAAGGAAATGGCTATCAGATGAATCCTGAGATTATGCAAATGGTTAAGTTTGATTACCATAATTTAAAACATGATGCCAATAGGAATAACATCGATATTCTTTTTTGCCGTAATGTGATCATTTATTTTGATGAACCCGCACAACAGGCTGTTATTAATCGTTTCTGGGATGCGATGGCGCCTCATTCATTTCTTTTTATCGGGCATTCAGAATCTTTATTCGGGATGGATACAAAATTTGAGTTTCTTAAAACCCAATGGGCATGTTTGTACCAAAAAAATGTTAAGTAA